Proteins from a single region of Sphingomonas swuensis:
- a CDS encoding N-acetylmuramoyl-L-alanine amidase, producing MPNRTSARLLLLATGGLLLAGAAYVALGRGPLRAAASEAVAGEAREGGLSTALPPTVANVRIIEARAPGRPLVVIDPGHGGRDPGASGVVDGIREKDVTLLIAGELRDRLAERGRVRVALTRDGDATLTLDDRAAIARRLGADLFLAIHADSANNPQARGATAYSLSEVASDGGAALLAARQNGEEAVSSESDGSVRALLADVATRDEMAAGADFALRLVKEARDQVPLRPEPHRFAAFRVLRRSEAAAVLFEAGYLSNAEDEAMLLDPVRRRQIVEALARTIEAEAVRAR from the coding sequence ATGCCGAACCGCACTTCTGCCCGACTGCTGCTCCTTGCGACGGGCGGCCTGCTCCTCGCCGGGGCGGCCTATGTGGCGCTCGGGCGCGGTCCGTTGCGGGCCGCCGCGAGCGAGGCCGTGGCGGGTGAAGCCCGCGAAGGCGGGCTCAGCACCGCCTTGCCGCCGACCGTCGCCAACGTCCGGATCATCGAGGCGCGGGCACCGGGCCGCCCTCTGGTGGTGATCGATCCCGGTCACGGCGGGCGCGATCCCGGCGCGAGCGGGGTGGTCGACGGAATCCGCGAGAAGGACGTCACGCTGCTCATCGCCGGAGAACTGCGCGACCGCCTTGCCGAACGCGGACGGGTGAGGGTCGCGCTGACCCGCGACGGGGATGCGACGCTGACGCTCGACGACCGCGCCGCGATCGCTCGTCGCCTCGGAGCCGACCTGTTCCTCGCGATCCACGCCGACAGCGCCAACAACCCGCAGGCGCGCGGCGCGACGGCCTATTCTCTGTCCGAGGTCGCAAGCGACGGCGGCGCCGCGCTGCTCGCCGCGCGCCAGAATGGCGAGGAAGCGGTCTCGAGCGAATCCGACGGGTCGGTCCGGGCGCTGCTCGCCGATGTCGCGACCCGCGACGAGATGGCGGCAGGGGCCGACTTCGCGCTCCGCCTCGTCAAGGAAGCCAGGGACCAGGTCCCGCTTCGACCCGAACCGCACCGCTTCGCCGCCTTCCGCGTGCTCCGCCGCTCGGAGGCGGCCGCGGTGCTGTTCGAGGCCGGCTACCTCAGCAATGCCGAGGATGAAGCGATGCTGCTCGATCCCGTCCGTCGCCGGCAGATCGTCGAGGCCCTGGCCCGGACCATCGAAGCCGAGGCGGTTCGCGCCCGCTAG